A genomic region of Gossypium hirsutum isolate 1008001.06 chromosome D01, Gossypium_hirsutum_v2.1, whole genome shotgun sequence contains the following coding sequences:
- the LOC107922187 gene encoding DEAD-box ATP-dependent RNA helicase 37: MTTSWADSVANSASETVVSDNNSLRRPTRSTYVPPHLRNRPSSDTHNLSGPVTERTSFNGTTGVSQWSRPSIGGGGGGTKPEIGRQGQVYGSSGRGGGGWNNRSGGWNRREREVNPFDDNDEADVKDQACGEQENSGINFDAYEDIPVEISGENVPPPVNTFVDIDLGELLNQNIRRCKYVKPTPVQRHAIPIVLGGRDLMACAQTGSGKTAAFCFPIISGIMREQYVQRPRVARTVYPLALILSPTRELSCQIHDEAKKFSYQTGVKVVVAYGGAPITQQLRELERGVDILVATPGRLVDLLERARVSLQMIRYLALDEADRMLDMGFEPQIRKIVEQMDMPNRGVRQTMLFSATFPREIQRLASDFLANYIFLAVGRVGSSTDLIVQRVEFVQESDKRSHLMDLLHAQRENGAHGKQALTLVFVETKKGADSLEHWLCMNGFPATTIHGDRTQQERELALRSFKSGKTPILVATDVAARGLDIPHVAHVVNFDLPNDIDDYVHRIGRTGRAGKTGLATAFFNEGNLSMARPLAELMQEANQEVPAWLTRYASRAPYGGNKNRRYGGGGGRFGGRDFRREGSVGRNLDHYGGGNSGTAYGVPGNYGGGYAPGMTSAWD, translated from the exons ATGACAACTTCATGGGCAGATTCTGTAGCAAACTCTGCATCTGAAACTGTAGTTTCAGACAACAATTCCTTACGTCGTCCAACTCGGTCCACTTATGTCCCGCCCCACCTTCGTAACCGTCCATCTTCCGACACACATAACCTTTCAGGACCGGTTACTGAGAGGACAAGTTTTAATGGTACCACCGGCGTGTCCCAATGGTCCCGGCCAAGCATTGGGGGCGGTGGCGGCGGGACTAAGCCCGAAATAGGGCGTCAGGGTCAGGTATATGGCTCTTCTGGACGTGGTGGTGGTGGTTGGAACAATAGAAGTGGTGGTTGGAATAGGAGAGAAAGGGAAGTAAATCCATTTGATGATAATGATGAAGCTGATGTTAAGGACCAAGCATGTGGTGAACAAGAGAATTCGGGGATCAATTTCGATGCTTACGAGGACATTCCGGTGGAAATTAGTGGTGAAAATGTGCCACCGCCTGTAAATACATTTGTTGATATAGATTTAGGGGAGCTTTTGAATCAAAACATTAGGAGATGCAAGTATGTGAAACCGACTCCAGTTCAACGACACGCTATCCCTATAGTATTAGGAGGTAGAGATTTAATGGCTTGTGCTCAAACAGGGTCTGGGAAGACAGCTGCTTTCTGCTTTCCAATTATTAGTGGAATTATGCGGGAACAGTATGTACAGAGACCGCGTGTAGCACGAACTGTTTACCCTCTTGCTCTCATTTTATCTCCCACAAGGGAGCTTTCTTGTCAA ATACACGACGAGGCTAAAAAATTCTCATATCAAACTGGTGTCAAGGTTGTAGTTGCCTACGGAGGGGCACCAATTACCCAACAG TTGCGAGAGCTGGAGAGAGGAGTTGATATTCTAGTGGCAACTCCAGGGCGATTGGTTGATTTGCTAGAGAGGGCTAGAGTATCATTGCAGATGATAAGATACTTAGCGCTCGATGAGGCAGATCGTATGCTTGATATGGGTTTCGAGCCACAAATCAGGAAGATAGTGGAACAAATGGACATGCCTAATCGGGGTGTGCGACAGACAATGTTGTTTAGTGCCACCTTTCCAAGAGAGATACAG AGACTTGCATCTGATTTTCTTGCAAATTACATATTCTTGGCTGTTGGGAGGGTTGGTTCTAGCACGGATTTGATTGTTCAAAGGGTTGAATTTGTTCAAGAGTCTGATAAAAGAAGTCATCTCATGGATCTTCTGCATGCACAAAGGGAAAATGGAGCTCATGGAAAG CAAGCTTTGACATTAGTTTTTGTGGAGACAAAAAAAGGAGCTGACTCATTGGAACATTGGTTGTGCATGAATGGATTCCCAGCAACCACTATCCACGGTGATAGGACTCAACAG GAAAGGGAACTAGCATTGAGATCTTTCAAGAGCGGAAAGACCCCAATTTTAGTGGCAACAGATGTGGCTGCTCGTGGTCTTGATATACCCCATGTAGCTCACGTGGTCAACTTTGATCTCCCTAATGACATTGATGATTACGTCCATCGGATTGGAAGGACAGGGCGTGCCGGTAAAACAGGATTGGCAACAGCTTTCTTTAACGAAGGCAATTTGTCAATGGCAAGGCCGCTAGCTGAGCTAATGCAAGAAGCAAATCAAGAGGTACCTGCATGGCTCACCCGATATGCATCCCGGGCTCCTTATGGTGGTAATAAAAACCGACGATATGGAGGAGGAGGAGGGCGTTTTGGTGGGCGTGATTTCAGAAGGGAGGGTTCAGTCGGTAGGAACCTAGATCACTACGGCGGAGGTAATAGTGGCACTGCATACGGAGTTCCCGGGAATTATGGTGGAGGATATGCTCCGGGGATGACAAGTGCTTGGGATTAG